In Deltaproteobacteria bacterium, one DNA window encodes the following:
- a CDS encoding RluA family pseudouridine synthase, with translation MILYQDESLIIVEKPAGTPSCGDNSLETELQKKFPTARLVHRLDNETSGLMVAALTEEVWKKLREIWKTPQVVKKYTALVVGRTAADGEITNPIAHHHKKKKKMEVGGKEGQTAQTNFKTLKHLGKCSLLEVTITTGVRHQIRVHLASIGHPVVGDKIYLRAKHQNSELPKLNRHFLHLSYLKFFHPITGKICEWKSALPQKFIVSVRHLRIQNSLSN, from the coding sequence ATGATTCTTTATCAAGATGAATCCCTGATTATTGTTGAAAAACCGGCGGGGACACCTTCCTGCGGCGACAATTCGCTTGAAACAGAACTTCAAAAAAAATTTCCGACCGCGCGTTTGGTGCATCGTTTGGATAATGAAACATCGGGGCTCATGGTGGCCGCTTTAACTGAAGAGGTGTGGAAAAAATTGCGCGAAATTTGGAAAACACCGCAAGTTGTGAAAAAATACACGGCGCTTGTTGTGGGAAGAACGGCCGCTGATGGAGAAATTACAAATCCCATCGCCCATCATCACAAAAAGAAAAAGAAAATGGAGGTGGGGGGCAAAGAAGGACAAACGGCGCAAACAAATTTCAAAACATTAAAGCATCTGGGCAAATGCAGTTTGCTGGAAGTCACCATCACAACGGGAGTGCGCCACCAAATCCGCGTCCACTTGGCCTCCATCGGTCATCCTGTTGTGGGCGACAAAATTTATCTCCGCGCCAAACACCAAAATTCGGAATTACCGAAACTGAACCGACATTTTCTTCACCTCAGTTACTTGAAATTTTTCCATCCCATCACCGGAAAAATCTGTGAGTGGAAATCCGCCCTACCGCAAAAGTTTATCGTAAGTGTCCGACACTTACGCATACAAAATTCTTTATCAAATTGA
- the asnS gene encoding asparagine--tRNA ligase, whose translation MNTFIKNLPLHLDKTVTVKGWIYNFRSSGKIAFLQLRDGSGFCQAIVSQPAVAPNVWGKIAKITLETSAIVTGKVSKHPKKEEYELQVEDLELVQIAEDYPIGKKEHGPDFLLDNRHLWLRSPRQWAIQRIRHTISYATFEWMDQHHFLRMDAPILTPAACEGTTTLFEVPYFDLGKAYLSQSGQLYSEAAIFAHGRCYDFGPVFRAEKSKTRRHLTEFWMMDAEAAFVEHDENLKIQEGLVSFIVKKVLEKNRNELKILERDTAPLEKIVAPFYRLTHSQAIQKLHALGSDIKDEEDLGGDDETKLSQSYDKPVFIEKYPAKVKAFYMKRDPQNPELALCADLLAPEGYGEIIGGSQREESIDVLLERLQEHNLPRASFEWYLDLRKYGSVPHSGFGFGLERLVSWICKLDHVRESIPFPRMIYRNTP comes from the coding sequence ATGAATACATTTATTAAAAATCTTCCTCTTCACCTAGATAAGACCGTTACCGTTAAGGGATGGATCTATAATTTCCGCTCCTCCGGGAAAATTGCTTTTTTGCAACTGCGCGACGGAAGCGGGTTTTGTCAGGCCATCGTCAGCCAGCCTGCTGTTGCACCGAATGTTTGGGGAAAAATTGCGAAGATCACACTGGAAACATCGGCCATTGTGACGGGAAAAGTTTCGAAGCATCCCAAAAAAGAAGAATACGAACTGCAAGTTGAAGATTTGGAACTGGTGCAGATAGCCGAAGATTATCCCATCGGAAAAAAAGAACACGGCCCCGATTTTTTGCTCGACAACCGGCATTTATGGCTTCGTTCACCGCGCCAATGGGCCATCCAGAGAATCCGCCACACTATTTCTTACGCAACCTTTGAGTGGATGGATCAGCACCACTTTTTGCGCATGGATGCACCCATTCTGACACCGGCCGCATGCGAAGGAACCACAACACTTTTCGAGGTCCCCTACTTTGATTTGGGGAAAGCTTATCTTTCGCAATCGGGCCAACTCTACAGCGAAGCCGCCATTTTCGCCCACGGCCGCTGTTATGATTTTGGTCCGGTGTTCCGCGCGGAAAAAAGCAAAACGCGCCGACACCTGACCGAATTCTGGATGATGGACGCTGAAGCCGCCTTTGTGGAACACGATGAAAATTTGAAAATTCAGGAAGGGTTGGTCAGTTTCATCGTCAAAAAAGTTTTGGAGAAAAACCGGAATGAATTGAAAATTTTGGAAAGAGATACAGCGCCGCTGGAAAAAATTGTTGCCCCTTTTTATCGCCTCACGCATTCGCAGGCGATTCAAAAACTTCACGCACTCGGTTCGGACATCAAAGACGAAGAAGATTTGGGTGGTGATGATGAAACAAAACTTTCACAATCTTACGACAAACCGGTTTTTATCGAAAAATATCCGGCCAAAGTGAAAGCGTTCTATATGAAGCGGGATCCTCAAAATCCGGAGCTGGCGCTGTGCGCCGATTTACTTGCTCCGGAAGGCTACGGAGAAATCATCGGCGGGAGCCAACGCGAAGAATCGATTGACGTTTTGTTGGAGCGATTGCAAGAACACAACCTTCCGAGAGCCTCTTTCGAATGGTATCTTGATTTGAGAAAATACGGGAGCGTCCCCCACTCCGGTTTTGGTTTCGGACTCGAACGTCTTGTTTCATGGATTTGCAAACTCGATCATGTGCGCGAGTCGATCCCGTTTCCGCGCATGATCTACCGCAACACACCGTAA
- a CDS encoding cation transporter — protein sequence MKKQRPTFKCLPTSFADSPYRTKEKNALFWCMLVTGLAMLVEFFGGLWTNSLALLSDAAHMFSHLFSLGVSFAAIVLASREVDEARSYGFHRAEILAALFNGITLFLIVLWIGYDAIHRFLNPVPIATSAMLWIAVFGLLVNLGTMVILKSVRAKDLNVRSAFFHMLSDTLSSVGIIIAGVLIYYTGKTWLDPFASLLIAVMILLWSFQLIRESVHILLESKPKHLSPKEIAAALRKEIPGIHGVHHIHIWELTSELYAFTAHIEIENIRISESEQLHKQINQLLCERYHITHTNLQFECKR from the coding sequence ATGAAAAAGCAACGCCCCACTTTTAAATGTCTGCCGACATCCTTTGCCGATTCTCCTTATCGTACCAAAGAAAAAAACGCCCTCTTCTGGTGCATGTTGGTTACGGGGTTGGCCATGCTCGTCGAATTTTTCGGCGGACTTTGGACAAATTCTCTCGCACTTCTTTCGGATGCGGCGCACATGTTTTCCCATCTTTTTTCACTCGGCGTCAGTTTTGCCGCCATTGTGCTTGCGTCAAGGGAAGTTGACGAAGCCCGCAGTTACGGATTTCACCGCGCGGAAATCCTCGCCGCACTATTCAACGGTATCACTCTTTTTTTGATTGTTCTCTGGATCGGGTACGATGCCATCCACCGTTTTTTAAATCCGGTACCCATCGCCACTTCCGCAATGTTGTGGATTGCCGTCTTCGGATTGCTCGTGAATTTGGGAACGATGGTTATTTTGAAAAGTGTCCGGGCAAAAGATCTCAACGTCCGAAGCGCATTTTTCCACATGCTCTCCGACACACTTTCTTCAGTCGGAATTATTATCGCCGGCGTTCTGATTTATTACACGGGGAAGACATGGCTGGATCCGTTTGCCAGCTTGCTCATCGCGGTGATGATTTTACTTTGGTCTTTTCAGTTGATCCGGGAATCGGTTCACATTCTGCTTGAATCCAAACCGAAACATCTCTCCCCCAAAGAAATTGCCGCCGCGCTTCGAAAGGAAATTCCGGGGATTCACGGAGTTCATCACATCCATATCTGGGAGTTGACGTCCGAGCTGTACGCTTTCACCGCGCACATCGAAATAGAAAATATTCGCATCAGCGAATCAGAGCAATTGCATAAACAAATCAACCAACTCTTATGCGAACGCTACCACATCACCCACACCAACCTTCAATTCGAATGCAAAAGATGA